The following coding sequences lie in one Listeria ivanovii subsp. londoniensis genomic window:
- a CDS encoding carbohydrate ABC transporter permease yields the protein MKTKVYKRSDFKLAMILLAPSFVLLAALVLYPMISNIQISFLDMPLNPNIKSIFVGLQNYIDILKDPEFYKSLGLTVAYTALVVIGSTGMGLLVAIFFNREFRFRRTARSLIILSYVTPSISLIFAWKYMFNNGYGVINFMTVDVLHLFKEAPLWFDNPVSSFFLVTFFAIWRYFPYAFISFLAILQTVDKSLYEAADMDGANIWDKFKIVTLPAIMPVLATVITLRAIWMFYMFTDVYLLTNKVNILGVYLYKTAFAFNDLGKAAAISVILFVIIFVVIIFARKRVDLNGSK from the coding sequence ATGAAAACGAAAGTATATAAAAGGTCAGATTTTAAGTTAGCAATGATTTTACTTGCACCGAGTTTTGTTTTACTGGCAGCACTTGTTTTATATCCGATGATTTCTAATATCCAGATTAGTTTTTTAGATATGCCGCTTAATCCGAATATTAAATCAATCTTTGTAGGGTTACAAAATTATATTGATATTTTGAAGGATCCAGAGTTTTATAAATCGTTGGGTCTTACAGTGGCTTATACAGCGCTTGTGGTAATCGGAAGCACTGGGATGGGGCTACTTGTGGCAATATTCTTTAACCGTGAATTTAGGTTTAGAAGAACGGCTCGGTCGCTGATTATTTTATCTTATGTGACACCTTCTATTTCTCTTATTTTTGCATGGAAATACATGTTTAATAATGGTTATGGCGTAATTAACTTTATGACAGTGGATGTGCTTCATTTATTTAAAGAAGCGCCACTATGGTTTGATAATCCTGTTTCTAGTTTCTTTTTAGTAACATTTTTTGCGATATGGCGTTATTTCCCGTATGCATTTATTTCGTTTTTGGCGATTTTGCAGACGGTCGATAAGTCGCTTTATGAGGCGGCGGATATGGACGGAGCTAACATTTGGGATAAATTCAAAATTGTTACTTTGCCAGCAATCATGCCGGTTTTAGCAACAGTTATTACGCTTCGGGCGATTTGGATGTTCTATATGTTTACCGATGTATACTTACTCACGAATAAAGTAAATATCCTTGGAGTTTATTTATATAAAACAGCATTCGCATTCAATGATTTAGGAAAAGCAGCAGCGATTTCTGTGATATTATTTGTCATTATTTTTGTAGTGATTATTTTTGCAAGAAAGCGGGTGGATTTGAATGGCAGTAAGTAG
- a CDS encoding ABC transporter substrate-binding protein: MKKKSLGLLVVVLVLSAILAACGGKSSSSSGGEVTIEFMHSSVEKERLDVIKKLIADFEKENPKIKVKQIPVEEDAFNTKVVTLARSGKLPAVMEVSQDFAKVMDKDELIDQDAVKDVINSVGEDNYYEGATNLVRSEDGKSYIAAPLSGWIQGIWYNKKALSDAGFEEPKSWADVEKIAKKFTNKADKKYGIAIPTAESTMSEQAFSQFALSNKANVLDEKGNITIDTPEMKEALQYYKDLSAYTMPGSNDVTEIKDAFMNGTVPMAMYSTYILPSVYEEGDPSNIGFAIPEEKEKAVYGTVSGLTISAGLDDEQKKATKKFVEYLSAPENMATWVLMSPGGAQPVNKEVVEQQAYKENEVIKSFGDLPNEIAASFNDIQVFGLVDGKNFTKMGDITSSGIIAQMVNNVTVGGGDVSDDLKAAQKKAEEGN; the protein is encoded by the coding sequence ATGAAGAAAAAGAGTCTTGGATTACTTGTTGTTGTGTTGGTTCTAAGTGCGATACTCGCTGCATGTGGAGGGAAAAGTTCTAGCAGTAGTGGCGGCGAAGTAACGATTGAATTTATGCATTCATCCGTTGAAAAAGAACGTTTAGATGTTATTAAAAAATTAATTGCTGATTTTGAAAAAGAAAATCCAAAAATTAAAGTAAAACAAATTCCTGTTGAGGAAGATGCGTTTAATACAAAAGTAGTAACGCTTGCTCGTTCTGGTAAACTTCCAGCAGTAATGGAAGTAAGTCAAGATTTTGCTAAAGTAATGGATAAAGATGAGCTAATTGATCAAGATGCAGTAAAAGATGTTATCAATTCGGTTGGGGAAGATAACTATTATGAGGGAGCAACTAATCTAGTTCGCTCTGAAGATGGTAAAAGCTATATTGCTGCTCCACTTAGCGGCTGGATTCAAGGGATTTGGTATAACAAAAAAGCGCTAAGTGATGCTGGCTTTGAAGAACCTAAGAGCTGGGCTGATGTTGAAAAAATTGCGAAAAAATTCACGAATAAAGCAGATAAAAAATACGGTATTGCAATTCCAACAGCCGAAAGTACAATGAGTGAACAAGCATTTTCACAGTTTGCTCTTTCTAACAAAGCTAATGTCCTAGATGAAAAAGGTAATATCACCATTGATACACCAGAAATGAAAGAAGCTTTACAGTACTACAAAGATCTTTCTGCTTACACTATGCCAGGTTCTAATGATGTAACGGAAATCAAGGATGCATTTATGAATGGAACTGTTCCAATGGCAATGTACTCTACGTATATTCTTCCATCTGTTTATGAAGAAGGTGATCCGTCTAATATCGGATTTGCGATTCCAGAAGAAAAAGAAAAAGCAGTTTATGGCACCGTTTCTGGTTTAACTATTTCTGCCGGTTTAGATGATGAGCAAAAGAAAGCAACGAAAAAATTTGTTGAGTACTTATCCGCACCTGAAAATATGGCAACATGGGTACTTATGTCTCCAGGTGGTGCTCAACCGGTAAATAAAGAAGTAGTAGAGCAACAAGCATACAAGGAAAATGAAGTAATTAAATCGTTTGGAGATCTTCCGAATGAAATTGCAGCTTCTTTCAATGATATCCAAGTTTTCGGACTTGTGGATGGTAAAAACTTCACGAAAATGGGAGATATTACTAGTTCAGGAATTATTGCCCAAATGGTTAATAATGTAACTGTTGGTGGCGGCGATGTTTCAGATGATTTAAAGGCAGCACAGAAAAAAGCCGAAGAAGGTAATTAA